The following coding sequences are from one Triticum aestivum cultivar Chinese Spring chromosome 5A, IWGSC CS RefSeq v2.1, whole genome shotgun sequence window:
- the LOC123104663 gene encoding anthocyanidin 3-O-glucosyltransferase 2: MAAPPTPTLVLLPEWGAGHLMSMLESCKRLLLRGGRAFSITLLVMRPPTAQATSQVEEHVRREAASGLDIRFHRLPAVDPPADAAGVEDFIARYIQLHAPHVRDAVAGMPCPVAALVLDLFAAPMVDVARGLGVPSYVFMSSTGAMLALMLHLPVLHRVVTVGFDELDGELHVPGLPPVPPECLPCPVVDKKSPNYTWFLRLGGSFMDATGIIANTADGLEPGPLAAVADGRAVPGRPAPPVYPVGPVLSLGSSASKKDSSSEPPHQCVAWLDAQPPASVVFLCFGSMGWFEPAQVVEITAALERCGHRFLWVLRGPPSSKSGAGAPDGSEHPTDASLEELLPEGFLRRTEGKGLVWPTWAPQKEILAHPAVGGFVTHGGWNSVLESLWHGIPMAPWPLYAEQHLNAFELVADMGVAVPLKVDRKRDNFVEAAELERAVRCLMGEEGRKAREKAAEMRDVCRKAVEKGGSSDAALQRLSEALHDGAVPPTI; this comes from the coding sequence ATGGCAGCTCCTCCGACGCCCACGCTGGTGCTGCTGCCGGAGTGGGGCGCCGGGCACCTCATGTCCATGCTCGAGTCCTGCAAGCGCCTCCTCCTCCGCGGCGGCCGCGCCTTCTCCATCACGCTGCTCGTCATGCGCCCGCCCACCGCGCAGGCCACCTCCCAGGTCGAGGAGCACGTCCGCCGCGAGGCCGCCTCCGGCCTCGACATCCGCTTCCACCGCCTCCCCGCCGTCGACCCCCCGGCCGACGCCGCCGGGGTCGAGGACTTCATCGCGCGCTACATCCAGCTCCACGCGCCCCACGTCCGGGACGCCGTCGCCGGGATGCCCTGCCCTGTCGCCGCGCTCGTGCTCGACCTCTTCGCCGCGCCCATGGTCGACGTCGCCCGCGggctgggcgtgccctcctacgtCTTCATGTCCTCCACCGGCGCCATGCTCGCGCTCATGCTCCACCTGCCCGTGCTCCACCGCGTGGTTACCGTGGGGTTCGACGAGCTGGACGGGGAGCTGCACGTGCCCGGGCTGCCGCCGGTACCGCCGGAGTGCTTGCCGTGCCCCGTGGTGGACAAGAAGAGCCCCAACTACACGTGGTTCCTGCGCCTCGGCGGCAGCTTCATGGACGCCACGGGGATCATCGCCAACACCGCGGACGGGCTCGAGCCGGGGCCCCTCGCGGCCGTCGCCGACGGCCGCGCCGTGCCagggcgccccgcgccgccggtGTACCCCGTCGGCCCCGTGCTCTCGCTCGGCAGCAGCGCCAGCAAGAAGGATTCCTCCTCGGAGCCACCGCACCAGTGCGTCGCCTGGCTGGACGCGCAGCCGCCGGCGTCGGTGGTGTTCCTCTGCTTCGGGAGCATGGGCTGGTTCGAGCCGGCGCAGGTGGTGGAGATCACCGCCGCGCTGGAGCGGTGCGGCCACCGCTTCCTGTGGGTTCTGCGTGGCCCCCCTTCCTCCAAGTCCGGCGCCGGCGCGCCGGACGGGTCGGAGCACCCGACGGACGCGAGCCTGGAGGAGCTGCTCCCGGAGGGGTTCCTGCGGCGGACGGAGGGCAAGGGCCTGGTGTGGCCGACGTGGGCGCCGCAGAAGGAGATCCTGGCGCACCCGGCCGTGGGGGGGTTCGTGACGCACGGCGGGTGGAACTCGGTGCTGGAGAGCCTGTGGCACGGCATACCCATGGCGCCGTGGCCGCTGTACGCGGAGCAGCACCTGAACGCGTTCGAGCTCGTTGCCGACATGGGCGTCGCCGTGCCGCTGAAGGTGGACCGGAAGCGGGACAACTTCGTGGAGGCGGCGGAGCTGGAGCGGGCGGTGAGGTGCCTGATGGGCGAGGAGGGGCGGAAGGCCAGGGAGAAGGCCGCCGAGATGAGAGACGTCTGCCGCAAGGCCGTGGAGAAGGGCGGCTCCTCCGACGCTGCGCTGCAGAGGCTCTCGGAGGCGCTCCACGATGGCGCGGTGCCCCCGACCATATGA